One window of the Runella slithyformis DSM 19594 genome contains the following:
- a CDS encoding zeta toxin family protein, with translation MAQRRLRIFAGPNGSGKSTIKSVIAKSLLGHYLNPDDIEKEVRERDFFDTGGLNIQISKKEVIAFFANHPLIHRTPNGDFVESIGYAEKGFIDFHNVGFDSYLSAILTDFLRHKFLDTGQSFTFETVMSSSDKIQILQKAQDEGYKTYLYYVATEDPAINLMRISHRVKMGGHDVPEDKAISRYYRSLDLLFEAIKHTNRAFIFDNSGESKTWIAEIVNGTEVQLQVDEVPLWFQRYVLDKL, from the coding sequence ATGGCGCAACGCAGGCTTCGAATATTTGCCGGTCCCAATGGTTCAGGAAAGAGTACCATAAAATCAGTAATTGCAAAGAGCTTATTAGGTCATTATTTGAATCCTGATGATATAGAAAAAGAAGTAAGAGAACGAGACTTTTTTGATACCGGTGGGTTGAATATTCAGATTAGTAAAAAGGAAGTGATTGCATTTTTTGCAAATCACCCACTCATTCACAGAACCCCCAATGGCGATTTTGTCGAGTCAATCGGTTACGCAGAAAAAGGGTTTATTGATTTTCATAACGTTGGTTTTGACTCTTATTTAAGTGCTATACTGACTGATTTTTTGCGACACAAGTTTTTAGACACAGGTCAGTCTTTTACTTTTGAGACTGTGATGTCTTCTTCTGATAAAATTCAAATTCTACAAAAAGCACAGGACGAAGGGTATAAAACCTATTTGTATTATGTCGCTACTGAAGACCCTGCCATCAATTTAATGCGAATAAGCCATCGGGTAAAAATGGGGGGGCACGATGTTCCCGAAGATAAGGCTATTTCGAGGTATTATCGCTCTTTGGATTTGCTTTTTGAAGCAATCAAACACACAAATCGTGCTTTTATTTTTGATAATTCAGGGGAGTCCAAGACGTGGATAGCTGAAATTGTAAACGGGACTGAAGTGCAATTGCAGGTGGATGAAGTTCCGTTGTGGTTTCAGCGATATGTTTTAGATAAGTTATAA
- a CDS encoding 1,4-dihydroxy-2-naphthoyl-CoA synthase, with protein MPNWITVKEYTDITYKKCDGVARIAFNRPEVRNAFRPKTTFELLDAFEDATHDPKVGVVLLSGEGPSPKDGIWAFCSGGDQKARQKGGYRAEDGRDRLNILEVQRQIRFMTKPVIAVVPGWAVGGGHSLHVVCDLTLASKEHAIFKQTDADVASYDAGYGSAYLARMIGQKRAREIFFLGRSYSAQEAFEMGMVNAVVPHEELEDTAFQWAQEILGKSPMAIRMLKFAFNLVDDGLVGQQLFAGEATRLGYMTEEAQEGRDAFLEKRKPNWDKFERFS; from the coding sequence ATGCCAAACTGGATTACGGTCAAAGAATACACCGATATTACCTACAAAAAATGCGATGGAGTAGCCCGTATCGCGTTTAACCGCCCTGAAGTGCGCAACGCCTTCCGCCCCAAAACAACCTTCGAACTGCTCGATGCCTTTGAAGATGCTACCCACGACCCTAAAGTGGGTGTGGTGTTGTTGTCGGGTGAAGGGCCCTCTCCCAAAGATGGAATTTGGGCATTTTGTTCGGGAGGAGACCAAAAAGCCCGTCAAAAAGGCGGCTATCGCGCCGAAGATGGCCGCGACCGTCTGAATATTCTGGAAGTACAACGACAAATCCGATTTATGACTAAGCCTGTGATTGCGGTGGTGCCGGGCTGGGCCGTAGGCGGTGGACATAGCCTGCACGTTGTCTGTGACCTGACGTTGGCCAGCAAAGAACACGCCATTTTTAAACAAACCGATGCCGACGTGGCCAGTTATGACGCAGGCTACGGTTCGGCTTACCTGGCGCGGATGATCGGTCAGAAACGTGCCCGGGAAATTTTCTTTTTGGGACGCAGTTATTCGGCCCAAGAAGCCTTCGAAATGGGCATGGTCAACGCCGTTGTTCCGCACGAAGAGTTGGAAGATACGGCCTTCCAATGGGCGCAGGAGATTCTTGGAAAGAGCCCGATGGCGATTCGTATGTTGAAGTTTGCTTTCAACCTCGTTGACGATGGCTTGGTAGGCCAACAACTTTTTGCGGGTGAAGCTACTCGTTTGGGCTACATGACCGAAGAAGCTCAGGAAGGTCGTGACGCGTTCCTTGAAAAACGCAAACCCAACTGGGATAAATTTGAGCGATTCTCCTAA
- a CDS encoding complex I subunit 1/NuoH family protein encodes MPVTLPIFLIMALSSVVVGVYLERKISAFIQDRMGPMEVGKWGLLQLVADLLKLLQKEDIVPAAADRKLFLVAPLVIFTAIFAGYAVLPLSPDLQGSTTAVGIFYLMTIISVDVIGILMAGWGSNNKFALVGAVRSVAQIISYEIPLGLVILCVVMTAQTLDLQTISYQQGLYSDEIVYLFGLKSLGIDITHVGGFLSWNIVRSPFLIIAYIVFFITTLAECNRAPFDIPEGESELVGGFHTEYSGMRWALLFLSEYAMMLLVSLLGAILFLGSWNTPLPNIGPLRLADWTSGAPGTIWGNVTGAFWLIFKAGIAILIQMWVRWTFPRLRVDQLMFLCWKVLTPVALILFLFCGIWRLLMV; translated from the coding sequence ATGCCCGTAACACTCCCCATTTTCCTCATCATGGCCCTTTCCTCCGTTGTGGTGGGGGTGTATCTGGAACGTAAGATTTCTGCTTTTATCCAAGACCGTATGGGCCCGATGGAAGTGGGGAAATGGGGGCTTTTACAACTTGTGGCCGACCTGCTCAAACTCCTTCAAAAAGAAGACATTGTGCCCGCTGCTGCCGACCGTAAGCTGTTTCTGGTAGCTCCGTTGGTGATCTTTACGGCCATTTTTGCGGGCTATGCCGTACTGCCGCTGAGTCCCGATTTGCAGGGCTCGACCACCGCCGTCGGAATCTTCTATTTGATGACGATCATTTCGGTGGATGTGATCGGCATTTTAATGGCGGGTTGGGGGTCTAATAATAAGTTTGCGCTGGTCGGAGCCGTGCGTTCCGTAGCCCAGATTATCTCTTACGAAATTCCCCTGGGCTTGGTCATTCTGTGCGTGGTCATGACGGCCCAAACCCTTGACCTCCAAACCATCAGTTACCAACAGGGCCTGTATTCCGACGAGATCGTGTATTTGTTTGGCCTTAAATCGTTGGGAATTGACATTACCCATGTCGGCGGTTTTTTGAGTTGGAACATTGTCAGAAGCCCGTTTCTGATCATTGCGTATATTGTCTTCTTTATCACTACCTTAGCTGAGTGCAACCGCGCACCTTTTGACATTCCGGAAGGAGAGTCCGAGCTTGTGGGCGGGTTTCATACCGAGTACTCGGGAATGCGCTGGGCGCTGCTGTTTTTGTCTGAATACGCCATGATGCTGCTGGTGTCGCTGCTGGGTGCGATCCTGTTTTTGGGTAGTTGGAATACCCCACTGCCCAACATCGGCCCGCTCCGCCTTGCCGACTGGACGAGCGGGGCGCCGGGAACGATTTGGGGCAACGTAACGGGTGCTTTTTGGCTGATTTTTAAAGCAGGCATTGCGATTTTGATCCAGATGTGGGTTCGGTGGACGTTCCCGCGTTTGCGCGTCGACCAATTGATGTTTTTGTGCTGGAAAGTGCTCACGCCCGTGGCGTTGATCCTGTTTCTTTTCTGCGGGATATGGCGGTTGCTGATGGTCTGA
- a CDS encoding PcfJ domain-containing protein gives MSNHKHISRERRILLKSEKEREEQALQWALRTSTKRHRSFEYVVQELKKKEVNSVLVQQDRRYSELSGFLNDENWVKLKPKLIEGLEVLTLALERKCPQWFRDTDFLIALLMVGRYRKSWCRPLEGWKPKVKNEYGKFMELISYLFLHYEAPKFMYHAFFHPQDYPYLETFLYLGNGGSMKEVNFRVKLTKKMQHYFLNAPEGLRVTQAVRWAQVCGLGGDELLAHRIAYSSLGYDDPRRDETLWEDFVRILVVGGMFNPEKLTELIDYVRAAVQQNRMYSLKGRTLQSLLRQSNEWHHRMAQVKGLKQLMSWQGTNWPLFQISEGNEENQIVYKMVELLSNKDLHDEGQRMHHCVASYSEDCYLGKTRIFSLRSYYFDREERLATIELDLRHRRIVQAKYRYNQRISEKAKSLLQQWAREQRLLLSNYL, from the coding sequence ATGAGCAATCATAAACATATATCAAGGGAGCGGCGCATCCTGCTGAAAAGCGAAAAAGAGCGGGAAGAACAGGCCCTTCAATGGGCATTGAGAACCTCGACCAAGCGTCATCGAAGTTTTGAGTACGTGGTGCAGGAACTGAAAAAAAAAGAAGTTAACTCGGTATTGGTGCAGCAGGACCGTCGATACAGTGAGTTGAGCGGATTTTTGAACGATGAAAATTGGGTAAAACTCAAGCCTAAACTTATCGAAGGACTGGAAGTTCTGACCTTGGCATTAGAACGAAAATGCCCGCAATGGTTCAGAGATACGGATTTTTTGATTGCCTTACTGATGGTGGGACGTTACCGAAAATCCTGGTGCCGACCGTTGGAAGGGTGGAAGCCTAAAGTCAAAAATGAATACGGAAAGTTTATGGAACTGATCTCGTATCTGTTTTTACACTATGAAGCCCCCAAGTTTATGTACCATGCGTTTTTTCACCCGCAGGATTATCCTTACCTCGAAACTTTCCTGTATCTAGGCAACGGGGGAAGCATGAAAGAGGTAAATTTCAGGGTAAAGCTGACCAAAAAGATGCAGCATTACTTCCTGAACGCACCGGAAGGGCTGCGCGTAACGCAGGCGGTACGTTGGGCCCAGGTATGCGGATTGGGCGGGGATGAGTTGCTGGCGCACCGGATCGCCTACTCGTCGTTGGGCTATGATGACCCTCGCCGCGATGAAACGCTGTGGGAGGACTTTGTCCGAATTTTGGTAGTAGGCGGGATGTTCAACCCGGAGAAGCTCACCGAGCTGATTGATTACGTACGTGCTGCCGTGCAGCAAAATCGCATGTATTCGCTCAAAGGGCGTACATTACAGTCGCTGCTGCGGCAAAGCAACGAATGGCATCACCGGATGGCGCAGGTCAAAGGCTTAAAGCAATTGATGAGCTGGCAGGGGACCAATTGGCCGCTGTTTCAAATTTCAGAAGGAAACGAAGAAAATCAGATCGTCTACAAAATGGTGGAGCTGCTGTCCAACAAAGACTTACACGACGAAGGTCAACGGATGCACCACTGCGTGGCATCGTATTCGGAAGACTGCTATCTGGGCAAAACCCGCATTTTCTCGCTGCGAAGCTATTATTTTGATAGGGAAGAGCGCCTGGCTACGATCGAGTTGGACTTGCGGCACCGCCGCATTGTACAGGCCAAGTATCGGTACAACCAACGCATCAGCGAAAAAGCCAAAAGCCTGTTGCAGCAGTGGGCGCGGGAGCAAAGGCTGCTTTTGTCAAACTATCTTTAG